Genomic window (Pyrus communis chromosome 13, drPyrComm1.1, whole genome shotgun sequence):
gagtaactaatggatgatggaaataattaattggattaattaagtgttttgattaatttagaaagtctaaagaaatcataaaagcgataaagatcgttttgggcttaaagaaacgttcgggtttaattaggcccattgggccaaaacccattgggcttttattcaagcattggatgacttgaaataattaaaagcccaaagcccaaaccaaacacacatggccggccaaagagaggagagaaggtcaattgttgacttgtttctttatgtAATAAAAGGAACATAATAATGAAAGAGGGGAAGTGGGTTTTGAGATTATTCAAAACACAAAAGAGAAGAGAATATCAAACTCTCTCAAAcaacaaagggccggccaccatgGGGGGATATTAGCTAATCATTTTATCACCcctttggttattccttcatccTTCTCACTACACtagtgggtgaggatctttagaggttttcaattttggaaacttgaagaggaCCTAGGAgcactcattctcaacaaagtGGAGGaggcaaggagggaggctaggctcaaggagttcaaggagcaaagagcttggaggtggtcaatccttggtctaagatctagatcaagaggtataaaactactcctaaactttgttcttcaataaattgtttttgatgCATCatatataaacctatgcatcttgaaggggatttgcatgactatagctttgataaaatgtatgacatgcttccgttgctttcgtatataaattttgaattgtatatgcatgctagtcactagaaatcccacatgaatCTCATAGATTTCCCTTCAAAAAGTAGGAAAACGGAAAGAAGGGAGCAGAGAGTGTGCCTGGTGTGCTCTTCAATTGGTAGAAAAAGTTAGCTCAAATTagttaattttctattttcttaccACTGCAACTTTGATTTCTAGAAAACTACAGTTTGTAAGCCTCACTTTGGCTCTTGTTTTCCCTGAATCCATTACACATTTTTAAAAAGTCTTcttatatatttgaaattagaCATGACAAGGAACAAAACCCAATTTATTTCACCAATTTTGGTTAAGATCTTCTATGGACAAATATGATTTGAAAATGTGAAAAGAATTTGGAAATCTGCAGATTCTTTGCAGAAAAACTGTTTGTGAAATTAACTCTGGAGCTTGATTATTTTCTCCTCTTAAATCCGTTTTGAGAAACTCTTATTAGATTAGAAACTAGGTTTGTTAAGCTTTAAAATCCAAGTAATTTCATCATTTTCCCATGGAGTTTTGAGGGATGAAAATGGGGTCATAATATGGGGACTTAAACTTGGTTCATCACGAGATTGTGACAGAAGGGTATATTTGGGTAAACTTTTGATAGGCTGAAATTGAATCTTCATTTCAGTTTTATACTAACTTTTATTATTACTTATATGATTTTAGGCCTGGGAGTGACTCCGGACACTTCAGAGGCTTAGAAAGGTATTCTAGTTAGCTAGACACGAGGTAAGGACTCTATTTCCCGATGATAGGTCTATATCATGTTTAATCTTTGTGATATTAGTAATTATACCTAATACAGTAGTAATAAAATGCTTGTATGAAATTGAATCATTTGATTGTCATGGTTGTGTTATGGGTTGATAGTTTCCTCTCTGGTGTATTTTATATATGGACTATGTTAAATGTTATTGTGTTTTGATGAATGGTTGAGCTATGTAGAGTTGCTGGATTGAATATGTTGAGGTTTACAATTGTATCTGTGAAATTGAAATGCTCAGATTGCATTACATGATACAGAGTCAAGTGTTAGGTTGTGTAAAGTTTTGGTTAAACAAAGTGTTGgaaacttttatatgttcaaGCGTCGGGGGAAGGGCTTGAACATATAGTTGGGCTTCAGGGGAATGACCTATATTAATGAAACTAAAACTACTAATAAAATTCGGGATTAAAGGAGGAATGAGAGTTAACTTATATTCTATGGTGTTCGAAACCAAGTGGTATAAGCATGGTATGGGATGTGCAAGTTTGGATGCCATAAATATAGGTTAGcgggattagaagggagtgaGTTCATGGGTACTTCTTTGTCATATCATTTGTATTTTACCGTATTGTTTGATGCATGACACTTTGATTAACTGTGATAAATGAACTTGAAGGGTATATGGTTCATACTGTGCATGAAATGCTCACACCCTATTAGCTATTGCAGGTACCGGTATTGTGGAACAGGATGATGATTCATCTCTAAATGAATAGCCATATCATATATGTGTTGGTTCCTCGTTGTACTTAGAATAAAGTGTCTTAGTATCTTAAGAGTGTGTTGTAAGAGTtgaactctttaaactcaaGATGTATTAAATAAACAGATCTAAATGAAATTTTAGATGGCTCTGGTTTCATCATACTTTTGTCGtaatattacaattttttttactaagATACTATTCATGCCCTCTTTCAATTATCATCCTTATTTTCGGATTTAGGTGTGACATCTTTACCATTGGATCACTAGCTCATGTTTACTCACTTTATCTTTACGCCCATGACCACTGGATCACCAGCTCATGGTTTACTCACTTTATCTTCACCCCACGAAAggggatcctctccgaatcccaTCCACAAAATCCACCCAATTTCCAAATTcgaacccttgaaatttgatcagacggctacaaataggagactctttaaaagttataataattttaactgttagatcaaatttcaaagacccAAATTTAAGAATTTGGTGAATTTAGTGGAAGGGATTTAGTGAGGATTCCTTTCCCACTCCCacttaaaccaaaaaaaaattactagtGTCCACACTGAACTAACGAGTATCCAAAGCAGCCAAAAAATCCTAAAACCACACCACAAGAAAACCCCTCTTCGATCCAAAATCCAATCTTACAACTCAAAAGTTTTAATCTGTTTCTAGTCCCAATCAAACGATCATTCATCCACTACattgagagagagggggagagagagcaACAAGCAAGCAGTGAATGCAATGAAGCTGAATTGGATGCACTGGTTCAATCACAAGCACAAGCATTTGGTAGTGAAGTTTGGAGTTGCAATTCTTCTGATGGGTCTTGCTTTTCGTCTCTTTCTCTCCACCTCCAATAGGTTCTCGCCCAAATTAGAAGCCCCTTTTCCTGAGAAAACTGCGGATTCAGAGCAGCCAATTGCTGTGCAGTTTCCACAAAACGAAGATCACGATGAGATACCTTTTCCTGGAAAAGAAACACAATTTCCCGAGAAAGAAACCCATTTTCCTGAGAAAACTGTGGATTCAGAGCCGCCAATATCTGGGCTAGTTCCAGAAGATGGTGATCAGGACCAGATAGCTCCATCAAATGGTAATACTTGGATTCTCTTTAATGGGTTCTTGttggtttttctatttttgtattGTATGCATGAGAATTTAGTTTGGAGAGAATTGCTGTTATTGGAAAGTTTTTCTGTATGATTGAAATTTAGTTTACTTGAGATCTGCAGCTTGGGAATTTTTGATGGTTTTCGGTAtagtttttctttcttggtATCATTTCGGTTAATGTTTTGTTATTCCGCTAATTATTTTGATACTATTAGTTGAATGCCCCTTTTACTCTTCCCGGAATCTGTCATTTCAGATAGTAAATTCAATTGTAATTGCATTGAGTGAGTGAGTTTTCAATGGAAATAAAGTTTGCGCACCTGTGCAGGAAAGTGTGATATTTTCATTGGGGATTGGATTCCAAGTACTTCGGGTGCAGCTTACAATGAGAGCTGCCCCACGATTGAAAACCCTCAGAATTGCATAAGGAATGGACGGCCTGATACAGGGTATCTGTACTGGAAGTGGAAGCCACGATACTGTGATATACCAAAATTTGATCCAGGGAGATTCCTTGAAATGATGAGGAATAAATCATGGGCGTTGATTGGTGATTCGATATCTCGCAACCATATCCAGTCGTTGCTGTGCATGCTCTCAACAGTATGTATTAAAATTCTTAAATCACATATAAATGTTGGCTTTGGATAAATGAACAGAAGGTTTAGTGTGgaaacacaaaaaagaaaataaccctCCATATCCTAAATGCTAAAGCCTCCATTTCTCCTAGAAGCTTAACGTGTTAGGATGTCGAGAATGTGTTTATTTCAGTCAGATACTTCCCTTGCTACCCTTCCTATCTTCAAGTAATACATTTTCAGGGTTTGTCTGCCTCTTCTACTGAACTTGAATAAGTTATCATCTAAAGTCAAGTTAGTTCATCATAGATCAAGGTCAATAACTTTTGATCATAAACAAACCTTTAGTTTCTGATCCCCTTGAGAATGTTTGGGACTAATTCTGATAAAGTTTCAAATAACTCGTGAAGAACTTCTTTAAGCATTATAGCTAGTGTCCGCTCGTCTGTTGTTCTCAGTTCACTAGAACTTCCGTAATATTTTGATTTTGCACTTTTCCCAGCTTACCCACTTTATAGCTGCACCAGTCATTGTGCCTTCATTGGGGTTGAGCAACCCCACAACATGAAGTACAGAAGGGAAATATAAACATATACAGATATAGGGCCATGATATACAAATATTTGCCAGTGAAATTGTTTTATCTAGAAAAGTTAATTGAGGTGGTATAAAGTTGTTTTCCAACCCTCTATCCCTGTCTGTGCGTGCACACCTGCACGCATATAGTTTCCActatagctgtaaaaaaataagtgtagATTTATTTCTTACTTTTGTCTCTGGAATTTTGGTCCATGGTTCATCTGTTTACAACATGCCATCTTTAATGTTTGAGATTCTGGGTTGATAGAATAAATGGTTGCTTATTTTACCGTTTAAGCCTAGAATTTAACTTCTTTTAAGAGGTTGTTTCAAATTTGATTGAAACATTGTCCTTCAGGTTGAACAAGCCGTCCAAGTGTACCATGACAAGGATTACAGGTCCAGAAGATGGCACTTCCCCTCTTACAATTTTAGTGTCGCAGTTGTTTGGTCCCCATACCTTGTCGAAGCTGCTATTTTTGAAGACTTTGATGGTGTGGCATCATCTGAAGTTGAGCTGCATCTTGACAAGCTTGATAAGAAATGGGTGGATGAGTACCATGGTTGGGACTACATGGTAATTTCAACAGGGAAATGGTTTCTCAAAACTGCAATCTACTACGAGGGCAATGAAGTTCTGGGATGCCATTACTGTCCTAAAAGGAATCTGACAGAGTTGGGGTTTGATTTTTCTTATCGCAAAGCCCTGAGCTTTGTGATGAACTTTATAGTAAAGTCAGATTACAAGGGCACAATCTTTTTTAGAACATCCACGCCTGATCACTTTGAGGGCGGGGAGTGGAATACTGGGGGAAATTGCAACAGAACGGCCCCAGCTAAAGAAGGTGAGGTTGAAGTGAAGGAAGTAAATAAGATTCTGCGTAACATTGAACTAGAGGAGTTTCAGAAGGCAGCTGCAGAAGCTTCTAAACATGGGGTGAATCTCAAACTCCTTGACCTTTTCCAACTTTCTTTGTTGAGGCCTGATGGACATCCAGGTCCATATAGAAAGTATCATCCATTTGAACAAGGCAAAGACGCGAAGCTTCAGACTGATTGTTTGCATTGGTGCTTACCAGGACCTATAGAATCTTGGAATGATATATTAATGGAGATGATAGTAAATGGCTAAGAAAATCAGCCTACTTCGCTGCTGGAATTCTTATTTTCCCTTCTAGATCATGAGAGAGCATATAATGGATCCTGGTAAAGTTTTTTGCAGAAGTTTCGGATGAATCGTAAATTCCTTTTCTGCCTTGTGTATACCACAAGTCTTCATTCTTCTCCGGATGAACCGATTCATCTTTGCCACGACTGCATCTTTACCAGTGTCTACTGTCCACTGACCTGTCATTTAGATCCTCATCTGTAGTTACAAAGAAAAGAACACTGCAAAAAGATCATCATCTACTGTGTGGGGGCTTAAAGATGTAGCAAAAGAGAGCAGTTACCTGAACACCCAACAAGAATTCGACTCTCACGGCATTGCCCTCCCCTCCATCGAGCAGAGCTGCAACCTAGGTCATTATTATATTCTATAAACTTGTAACTTTATAATCTTGTTTCAGaaacctgtttttttttttccttcttctaatttaatttcatTGTTATTTCCCTAAAACAAGTCATATGGTACTTTATCTGCAGCAAATATGAAGGATCATACAATTTTTTATGCAAAGCTTGCATATTATCCAAATACAATCCTCATGGGAACAATTACAAACATGGTTCAATACCGATTATTTTGTCACTATTCAGAGACTATTGCCACAATAATCTAAATTCATTTGTATGCGACATTGAAGTGTCATGTATTTTGTGAGGTACTGGAATATTATACTAGTGGACTGTGAATTAGACACCGCTACCAACATCTTTTTAATTAGCAGTTTAGATTAACAGTCTGTCGTTCATAGAATTTtactttaaaattaaaactaatacATTGCAATGTAATCTTTTCTATTtgatacttgcatataaaaatATTGGATTGTGAATTTGACGCCGCATGCTACAAAAATTCTTCTAATCAATAATTTGAATTGACATTTTTTGTCATTCAGAGAATTTTACCATAAAACTAAAAGTagagtaaattacattttgcacCCTCTAATTTGGGTCAAATAGCTACTTAATACAATATTTAtaaaacattgcaatgtcatgcAAAAACTTGTGTTTTAGTTGTAACTAGTAAGAGTGCCCGCGCGATGCTGCGGGTTTTCAAATTGTACAAAACATGTAGAAAGTTTTAAATGTATATATGATATGCCATACTATCTACATACATGTGGAAAATATACTTACAACACTATCTAGAATAAGGAACAATAAGTAGGATTGGGCTTCCTTAATCTGATGGGCTTGTTTTCGTTTTGCTTAGCATCGTTGACTGAAATTATGAgacaaatagaaaaagaatttcagaaattgttTATGAAGGAAACAAATTCAgtccatattatatataatagatgATCTATTACCTATAAGGAAGAAGACTTGGTAAAACCATTTTACCACATCAGGAAACATTTGTTTATGAGTTGTAATTCATTGCAACAAATTTATTTCCATCACCAATGCTTCGAACTTGAAgaatctaaattaaaaaaataatagctATAAATGGACATTCATcactaaaaatgaaaatcatagaCCCTAAAACTTCCAACATggtgaaaaatataaacattGCGAAATTGGAATAGAAatcaattttgaaaagaaactgAGCAGAGGGTTTACACTAAATGGAAACTGTAAACATAAATTGAAACGATTCTTATAGAATGAGTCAGCCGAACTTACAACGTAGTGAGGAGTGCAATCTCGTTGCCAATTTGCTAAACCAAGACTACCTACACCAAATCAGAACATTTTAATCCTTGAATAAGTTATATTGGATGACGCTAAGCATGCATGCTTAAATTAGACAATGACTTGGAACATCTACTTAAAGCTCAAAAGTACATCACTTCAGTTAAGAATATCTCGAGACTATCTCTAATCTTTGGTTAAACCATGGTTTGGAACATGTCTAAAAAGCCCCAAATTTTAATTGGTAAAACAGGACAAAGAGCTTATAGCTCCAACCAGCAATCAAACTCTACTGAAATCAGCTAGGATAATAACtgaaatgaaaaagaaacaaaaatataggaataccatattaattttcaaatcCTACCACCAGTCTGCAGGGTGTGCCGAAAGCTTGTGTCTCACCATGGCTCAGTCTTTGCTTTGTTAGTAACTTAGCCGTCAAATATTTCAACTGCAACGATCAGTTAGAACACGATCAGAGAAAAACCACATATGGAAAAGTATACTACTTTCAAAATGCTCTTGGAATCCACAGTCGAAACTTTTCACTTTGCTTCTATGTGCAAGATACTAAAAGGATATTAACGATGAAGGGATGATAACAAATCTTATTAAAGAATGCATTGTATTCATTACTAAAGTGTTAACCTGGTGAAAGTATAAAATATTATGGATTTACACAGCCAAATTCTACACTTGTTAAttccaaaatttttaattttttggcgTATCAGAACAAAAGTAAAAGGCATGATCTAATCAATTtgaaaaatctcaagaattcacATATCATTACAAAACCAAATTCATTGTCAAGATTAAGAGCAACCGAACAACACAATAACAAAacggaaattttttatttataaataccTTTGTCAAACCTCTTGGGATTCAAGTCGACTGACTCCACCCCCATACTAAGTGGTGCCCCAGAAATTCTTGCTACTTTAGTGACCTTGATCATGCACGTATCAGTATAAATACATAAAAGAAGATAGATGCAATTTATTAGACTAAAGAATTTGGGATCAATAAACTTACAACGAGGCCAATAAATAGCGACTGAGGATAATTTTTTGTGTTGCTACATTGAGAGGGGCACCCAAACCTGatatcaaaaaacaaaatatttagtataatgTAAACAATTCAATATGTAGTATCAGTTTAGGATGCATAATTCAAGGCTCTAAAACCCgcaaaatcacataaaaaataataattcaaacaCAAAATCTACCTGCAAATTGaaaatcacaaaaaagaaagtaaattaGGCACACTGAAAAATATGTAAAACTTACCAGAAAACGCTAAATCACgcgaggaaaaaaaatgaatttcaaTGAAATTGAAAACAGCAAAAACTTGTAGCCACCTAAGGGTTTCAAACCAAAGAAGTCCGCACATATGAAATTTTATGCACCATTTGATAAACCAAATCAAGCAATGTCCAAATATTGGAAAAATATGTCAAAAAGTAGAAATTGTATTTGATATGGATTAAAACGATTGAGTAATTGTGAGCGACTTACGACAAAATGAGGATGATTGAGGGAGGAGAGTAATCAAATTCGATGACTTCAATTGTAACATTTGGAAGGCCACCATTGAAAATGTGTTAAAAAGCTGAGAACATATATCCAAATGATATTTGAACCAACATTTTTTTGGAGTGTAatgttttataattagaaattaTGTAAATAGTTATGTATAACTGAATTAATGTGGAAGAGTGTGATTGAGAGAACATATTGGATATATTGACCTATGACTGATTGGTGATGCAAGGAAAAGTATTGGAGGATTGTAAAAAAGTGGAATATGTTGAAATAAAAGTAATTGCAAAAGAAGTTAATAGTTTGCATGAGCGAATCAAATTGGAAGCATAGTAATGTCATTATTTGGTTTCAAAATTTGATATCATTGTTTACATATTTTGGTGTAAAGGATAGAATTCAATTAAACAGGTTGATTGAAATCGTGTAAAAAGATGGATCAGATATAGTTAGTTTGGTGTCTCTGTGTAATACAAAGATATAGTTTGCTGAGTTATTTCAGCCTCAATGATTTGGAGACATAATCATCATTTCCATCTTTTCTCTTCAGAGGAATGGGTTGCTACCAATTTATATACAGAGGCTTTCTTATTTTGACCTGTTGTAAACACATGGCTAATTTTCTGGTTGTTCAATGAGAGGTTTGAGTTGGACATGCAAAAGTATAAATCTAGATGTTCCCATCGAAGATACTCTTACACATGTCCAATTTAACTCATTAGTGGACAAATAAGGAATTAAGCATGTATTCAGAGCAGATAAAAAGAAGATAGTTTGTATATATATTGGTAGCAGCCAATTCCCCTGAAGAGAAGGGTTagtaaacattgaatttaaatgCAAGACAACCAAGAAAAGAGAGTTAAGAAAACATACCATTAAATTGTTGCATTAAAGCATACGTGTAACATGCTATTAACCAAATGTAGACAAAACatgcaaaagagaaaaagaaggaaagaataGGTAAATATGGTTTGAGATTGATTTTAGAAGAAAGGAAAGTAACATTGTAGCATAACTTTTTAAACCAATATTTCACTTGTTTAATCTCAACCTCAATTGTTTTGGAGAGTGCAAAGGTGATATGTCTTCTTTAAGTGTTCATACGACGTctgcaaaagaa
Coding sequences:
- the LOC137713335 gene encoding protein trichome birefringence-like 23 yields the protein MKLNWMHWFNHKHKHLVVKFGVAILLMGLAFRLFLSTSNRFSPKLEAPFPEKTADSEQPIAVQFPQNEDHDEIPFPGKETQFPEKETHFPEKTVDSEPPISGLVPEDGDQDQIAPSNGKCDIFIGDWIPSTSGAAYNESCPTIENPQNCIRNGRPDTGYLYWKWKPRYCDIPKFDPGRFLEMMRNKSWALIGDSISRNHIQSLLCMLSTVEQAVQVYHDKDYRSRRWHFPSYNFSVAVVWSPYLVEAAIFEDFDGVASSEVELHLDKLDKKWVDEYHGWDYMVISTGKWFLKTAIYYEGNEVLGCHYCPKRNLTELGFDFSYRKALSFVMNFIVKSDYKGTIFFRTSTPDHFEGGEWNTGGNCNRTAPAKEGEVEVKEVNKILRNIELEEFQKAAAEASKHGVNLKLLDLFQLSLLRPDGHPGPYRKYHPFEQGKDAKLQTDCLHWCLPGPIESWNDILMEMIVNG